Proteins encoded together in one Flavobacteriales bacterium window:
- a CDS encoding S46 family peptidase: MSRRQKFALILLFSPVLSSAHEGMWLPTVLGSIQDRMQAEGLRLTADDIYSVNNGSLKDAIVLFGGGCTAEVISAEGLILTNHHCGFGAIQEHSTLERDLLKDGFWAMDRSQELQNPGLSATFILRMEDVTQRMLEAVPSGADEAARQKALTARGQELAREAMSGTHQQAVVRAFNYGLQYILIVSEVFRDVRLVGAPPGAIGNFGGDTDNWMWPRHTGDFSVFRIYADAEGRPAEPSASNVPFRPRHVLPINMDGVREGDFAMIFGFPGNTQRYLHSRAVEYITGTGDPLRIRMRRASLAVIDEAMLASDRTRIQYADKQKGISNAYKKWIGELRGLNELRTVERKRELEAEYRIRAQAAGRSDLLAVLDSLEATYAGFPAVAKARDLHVEFHLVGAELFRFALGFQQLASMEGRAALEKEGELQQEVERLRASAKAFHKDFDPAVDKRVLLAQYPIYREHLDPTLGPDLSALDKQFKDGRAWAEKVYATSIFADAGALDAALAGYSTKVMRRLAKDPALTFARTLSEAFTTRVKPRSDALNQRVMVHKRTYVAGLMALFPERGHWPDANSTLRLSFGKVEGSRPRDGMTYEPFTDLDGVMEKYRPGDAEFEVPGRLRELHATRDFGPYANADGTMPVCFTSSLHTTGGNSGSPVLNGRGELIGINFDRSWESTMSDIQFDPAKCRNISADIRYVLFVIDKVCGAGHLVEEMKLVRQPASPVSLIDLPIHR, from the coding sequence ATGTCACGCCGCCAGAAGTTCGCGCTCATCCTGTTGTTCTCGCCGGTCCTGTCCTCGGCCCACGAGGGCATGTGGCTTCCCACGGTGCTGGGAAGCATCCAGGACCGCATGCAGGCGGAGGGTCTCCGACTGACCGCCGACGACATTTACAGTGTCAACAATGGGAGCTTGAAGGACGCCATCGTGCTCTTCGGCGGTGGGTGCACGGCGGAAGTGATCTCCGCGGAAGGGCTGATCCTGACCAACCATCATTGCGGGTTCGGGGCCATCCAGGAGCATAGCACGTTGGAGCGTGACCTGCTGAAGGACGGATTTTGGGCGATGGACCGGTCGCAGGAGCTTCAGAACCCCGGCCTCTCGGCGACGTTCATCCTCCGGATGGAGGATGTGACGCAGCGCATGCTGGAAGCCGTGCCGTCCGGAGCGGATGAGGCCGCCCGGCAGAAGGCCCTGACCGCGCGGGGCCAGGAGCTGGCGCGCGAGGCCATGAGCGGCACCCATCAACAGGCGGTGGTGCGGGCCTTCAACTACGGGCTTCAGTACATCCTCATCGTCAGCGAAGTGTTCCGCGATGTCCGGCTCGTCGGCGCTCCGCCGGGCGCGATCGGCAACTTCGGCGGCGACACCGACAACTGGATGTGGCCCCGGCACACGGGGGACTTCAGCGTCTTCCGGATCTACGCCGATGCCGAAGGGCGTCCCGCCGAACCATCCGCCTCCAACGTCCCGTTCCGGCCGCGCCATGTGCTGCCCATCAACATGGACGGGGTCAGGGAGGGCGATTTCGCGATGATCTTCGGCTTCCCGGGCAACACCCAGCGCTATCTGCACAGCCGTGCCGTGGAGTACATCACAGGCACGGGTGATCCGCTCCGCATCCGCATGCGGCGTGCGAGCCTGGCGGTGATCGACGAGGCCATGCTCGCCAGCGACCGCACACGCATCCAATACGCCGACAAGCAGAAGGGCATCAGCAACGCGTACAAGAAGTGGATCGGTGAACTGCGTGGACTGAACGAGCTGCGCACGGTGGAGCGCAAGCGCGAGCTCGAGGCGGAGTACCGCATCCGCGCCCAGGCTGCGGGCCGGAGCGACCTTCTGGCCGTGCTGGATTCCCTGGAGGCCACCTACGCGGGCTTTCCGGCCGTGGCCAAGGCGCGCGACCTGCACGTGGAGTTCCACCTCGTCGGCGCCGAGCTGTTCCGCTTCGCCCTTGGCTTCCAGCAGTTGGCTAGCATGGAGGGCCGCGCCGCGCTGGAGAAGGAGGGTGAACTGCAGCAGGAGGTCGAGCGGCTGCGCGCGTCAGCGAAAGCCTTCCACAAGGACTTCGATCCGGCCGTCGACAAGCGTGTGCTCCTGGCGCAGTATCCCATCTACCGCGAACACCTCGATCCCACGCTCGGCCCGGACCTGAGCGCATTGGACAAGCAGTTCAAGGATGGCCGTGCCTGGGCCGAAAAGGTGTACGCCACCTCGATCTTCGCGGATGCTGGCGCGCTGGACGCCGCCCTCGCGGGTTACTCCACGAAGGTGATGCGGCGCCTGGCGAAGGATCCGGCGTTGACCTTCGCGAGAACGCTCAGCGAGGCCTTCACCACCAGGGTGAAACCGCGCTCCGACGCGCTGAACCAACGGGTGATGGTGCATAAGCGCACCTACGTAGCAGGACTCATGGCGTTGTTCCCCGAGCGCGGTCACTGGCCGGATGCCAACAGCACTCTGCGCTTGAGCTTCGGCAAGGTGGAGGGCAGCCGGCCGCGGGATGGCATGACCTACGAACCCTTCACCGACCTGGACGGTGTGATGGAGAAGTACCGCCCGGGCGATGCGGAGTTCGAGGTGCCCGGTCGGCTGCGCGAGCTCCATGCCACACGCGATTTCGGGCCTTACGCCAACGCGGATGGAACGATGCCCGTGTGCTTCACGTCCAGCCTTCACACCACCGGAGGGAACAGTGGCAGCCCCGTGCTGAACGGTCGCGGAGAGCTTATCGGCATCAACTTCGACCGCAGCTGGGAGAGCACCATGAGCGACATCCAGTTCGATCCCGCCAAGTGCCGCAACATCAGTGCGGATATCCGGTACGTGCTCTTCGTGATCGACAAGGTGTGCGGCGCGGGGCACCTGGTGGAGGAGATGAAGCTCGTGCGTCAGCCTGCCTCACCTGTATCCCTGATCGACCTGCCCATCCACCGCTGA
- a CDS encoding 4a-hydroxytetrahydrobiopterin dehydratase, translating into MGTQWVEKEGGLERNFRFADFNAAFGFMTRVALEAERMRHHPTWTNTWDHVWVRLSTHDAGHRVTAKDRDLAAAIDRIAGAMGAR; encoded by the coding sequence ATGGGAACGCAATGGGTCGAAAAAGAGGGCGGGCTGGAGCGGAACTTCCGGTTCGCGGACTTCAATGCGGCCTTCGGGTTCATGACCCGTGTGGCCCTGGAGGCCGAGCGCATGCGGCACCACCCCACCTGGACGAACACCTGGGACCACGTGTGGGTCCGGTTGAGCACGCACGATGCCGGCCACAGGGTAACGGCGAAGGACCGGGACCTTGCCGCTGCGATCGATCGCATCGCCGGGGCCATGGGTGCCAGGTAG
- a CDS encoding DUF1573 domain-containing protein produces the protein MAAKGTGTGTGGASSSETSTASVVSATKPATPPSTISDAKTFDPLAQQAQAAIDNRPKTSISFASMEHDFGSIKQDSENKYVFTFTNTGKEPLLIENAQGSCGCTVPNYPKEPIAPGKTGEIEVVYKPGKQENQQNKTVTVTANTEPKQTTLRISANVQKVG, from the coding sequence ATGGCCGCGAAAGGCACCGGTACCGGCACCGGTGGCGCCTCCAGCAGCGAGACCAGCACCGCAAGCGTCGTGTCAGCCACGAAGCCTGCCACGCCACCAAGCACCATTTCGGACGCCAAGACCTTCGACCCCCTCGCCCAACAGGCCCAGGCAGCCATCGACAACCGGCCCAAGACGTCGATCAGCTTCGCCAGCATGGAGCATGATTTCGGCAGCATCAAGCAGGACTCGGAGAACAAGTACGTCTTCACCTTCACCAATACAGGCAAGGAACCCCTGCTGATCGAGAACGCCCAGGGCAGCTGCGGCTGCACCGTGCCCAACTACCCCAAGGAACCCATCGCCCCAGGCAAAACGGGCGAGATCGAGGTGGTGTACAAGCCCGGCAAGCAGGAGAACCAGCAGAACAAGACCGTCACGGTCACGGCCAATACCGAGCCCAAGCAGACCACCCTGCGCATCTCCGCCAACGTGCAGAAGGTCGGCTGA